Proteins encoded by one window of Yamadazyma tenuis chromosome 2, complete sequence:
- a CDS encoding uncharacterized protein (EggNog:ENOG503NU5Q; COG:S): protein MYQQPNHSYASAESLRRLSSNNPFRGIPDSASNRVSSTSSGGSSNIVRSPPSRSFESWVEKNKKLIEEDDSIDDDHYNNYLLLDSHVSGSSTRNSSAQSDLAPPQKPRPTRTNSDPSVKMSSNNPFASALNGGYVHYRDAPPPPPGGTQRSNSDDSPSRPPKSTVPPPPSYEEVAGPEGTRREYPREKVPTSSSRSSRPHRSHSDSSQHHRSHRSKEGSGRERSERSERHHSSSRHHTKSSSKRSPSKKSPSKKTVEPVKSKNLDTIDKLDVTGFFGGGFHHDGPFDACTPHRNKDGKLAPVMAFPVDGPNSSIRGGTKFDPNQQLDLAFGNYTDQNEIVGSKFVNKDDQPYIKTNKQSHDITTTLYTPKQTPSVINFDANIKSEPIHGTPTAGLGSTTFVDGAPAPKNDEFLNVNNGGLGRKKSLVQRLRKNSGSDYPKNRVLRAPTAFRAVRAVSSYTLPNIHLLEELNVNKQDFKGLFSHSTYNQLWFQRGEKLIEELNELLIENQVNPPNNLNELISLTINKPQLQKIYSNSSLLFNLQFFLEGLKEANETYEFQQLNEGEIFRNPDITEVSSNIPQNEAFKDWLSASFGSITEFKNLLLNSAKAIKGDGTTWLVAQPNVSESSLKSNFTGLFNESNEPKYTKLSVMNTYNAGVVDDSIRSGQLFKLQQQKKAKLVMEQEKEGTQVKQTPETENYLGTVEEAEFTHSFSDKKIIPLLAVDASLRNYLLDYGVFGKQQYLENVWNCVNWSVVEQRLPPRFIANFTIE, encoded by the exons ATGTATCAGCAACCAAACCATTCATACGCCTCTGCCGAGTCGTTGAGAAGATTGTCGTCCAACAACCCGTTCAGAGGTATCCCTGACTCGGCCTCAAATCGTGTTAGCTCCACCTCGTCCGGTGGATCTCTGAACATAGTGCGGTCACCGCCTTCTCGCAGCTTCGAGCTGTGGGTTGagaaaaacaaaaagttgatagaAGAAGACGACTCCATCGATGATGACCACTATAACAACTACCTTTTGTTGGATAGTCACGTGTCAGGTCTGTCCACTCGTAATTCGAGTGCTCAGTCAGATCTCGCACCTCCTCAAAAGCCTCGTCCCACCAGAACCAACTCCGATCCCAGTGTCAA GATGTCTTCAAACAATCCCTTCGCCAGTGCGTTGAATGGCGGTTATGTCCATTATAGAGATGCTCCTCCCCCACCTCCTGGTGGTACCCAACGTCTGAATTCTGATGATTCTCCTTCCAGACCTCCCAAGTCCACTGTTCCTCCACCCCCTTCTTATGAAGAGGTTGCTGGCCCCGAAGGCACCAGGAGGGAATACCCACGAGAGAAGGTTCCAACCTCCAGCTCCAGATCCTCAAGACCTCACAGGAGTCATAGTGACAGTTCTCAACACCACAGGAGCCACCGGTCTAAAGAAGGAAGCGGCAGAGAAAGGAGTGAAAGAAGTGAAAGACATCATAGTTCCAGTAGGCATCATACGAAGTCTTCTTCTAAGAGGTCCCCTTCCAAGAAGTCACCATCCAAGAAGACGGTGGAGCCTGTTAAAAGTAAGAACCTAGACACCATTGATAAATTGGATGTGACAGGGTTCTTCGGAGGTGGGTTCCATCACGATGGTCCATTTGATGCATGTACTCCTCACCGTAATAAGGATGGTAAGTTGGCCCCAGTTATGGCGTTCCCTGTTGATGGCCCAAACAGCTCTATTAGAGGAGGTACCAAGTTTGATCCAAACCAACAACTCGACTTGGCGTTCGGTAATTATACCGACCAAAATGAGATTGTCGGTTCCAAATTCGTCAACAAAGATGATCAACCATATATTAAGACGAACAAGCAAAGTCACGATATAACTACCACCTTATATACCCCAAAACAGACCCCCTCGGTGATCAACTTTGACGCCAATATCAAGAGTGAGCCTATCCATGGCACACCCACTGCCGGGTTAGGGTCCACCACCTTTGTGGATGGCGCCCCGGCACCTAAAAATGATGAGTTTCTTAACGTAAATAACGGAGGATTGGGTAGAAAGAAGTCTTTGGTACAAAGATTAAGAAAAAATAGTGGTTCCGATTACCCCAAAAATAG GGTCTTGAGAGCTCCGACCGCTTTCAGGGCTGTGAGAGCAGTTTCTTCTTATACCTTGCCCAATATCCatcttttggaagaattaaACGTCAATAAGCAAGACTTCAAAGGGCTATTTTCTCACTCGACCTACAATCAACTATGGTTTCAAAGAGGTGAaaaattgattgaagaattaAACGAATTATTGATCGAAAACCAAGTGAATCCTCCtaacaacttgaatgaaCTTATCAGCTTGACCATAAATAAACCtcagttgcaaaaaatCTACAGTAACTCATCCTTATTATTCAATTTGcagttcttcttggaaggaTTGAAAGAAGCTAATGAAACCTATGAGTTCCAGCAGTTAAACGAGGGGGAAATATTCCGTAATCCAGATATAACAGAAGTTTCCTCTAACATCCCCCAAAACGAAGCTTTTAAAGACTGGCTTTCTGCATCCTTTGGGTCTATTACCgaattcaagaatttgttACTCAACTCTGCCAAAGCCATTAAAGGTGATGGTACTACCTGGTTGGTGGCTCAGCCAAACGTCAGTGAGTCTTCATTGAAGTCCAACTTCACTGGATTGTTTAACGAATCCAACGAACCCAAATACACCAAGTTAAGTGTGATGAACACATACAATGCGGGAGTGGTTGACGACTCGATTAGATCTGGCCAATTATTCAAATTGCAACAACAGAAAAAGGCCAAGTTAGTGAtggaacaagaaaaagaaggaaCCCAAGTCAAGCAAACTCCAGAAACCGAAAACTATTTGGGAACTGTGGAAGAAGCCGAGTTCACCCATCTGTTTTCTGATAAAAAAATCATACCTTTGTTGGCAGTGGATGCGTCTTTGAGAAACTACTTATTGGACTACGGGGTTTTTGGTAAGCAACAGTACCTTGAAAATGTCTGGAATTGTGTCAATTGGTCAGTGGTGGAGCAGAGATTACCTCCTAGATTCATTGCCAACTTCACCATTGAATAG
- the DBP5 gene encoding RNA helicase required for poly(A+) mRNA export (COG:A; BUSCO:EOG09261MPU; EggNog:ENOG503NUUC): MSDTNKSENDAAELLSSLSLNKDDKVKTDEHKTAEEPKNLTQTLVDEPNQEAKSEESKEDSKSEEPKEETKVDSNLIQSTYEVQVKLADLQADPNSPLYSVKSFDELGLSENLLKGLYAMKFTKPSKIQEKALPLLLSEPPTNMIGQSQSGTGKTAAFSLTMLSRVDVNLKAPQCVCLSPTRELARQTLDVIETMGKFTGITTQLIVPESTKLGERIDGQILVGTPGVMVNLLKKRGVLDLKNVKVFVLDEADNMLDGQGLTDQSVRIKKMVPKTCQLVLFSATFPDQVRQFAERFVPNANTLSLKQEELNVDAIKQLYMDCKDDNQKFEMLLELYGLLTIASSIIFVARKATANQLYSKMKKEGHKISVLHSDLDNSERDRLIDDFREGRSKVLITTNVLARGIDIASVSMVVNYDLPTDKDGKPDPSTYLHRIGRTGRFGRTGVSISFVHDKKSYDTLTAIKNYFGTGIELTRVPTDDLDALEEIVKKALKN, from the coding sequence ATGTCGGATACAAATAAAAGTGAAAACGATGCTGCTGAGCTTCTTTCCTCGTTGTCTCTCAACAAGGATGATAAAGTCAAAACCGATGAACATAAGACGGCTGAAGAGCCTAAGAACTTGACTCAAACTCTTGTGGATGAACCTAACCAAGAAGCAAAGTCTGAAGAGTCCAAAGAGGATTCCAAATCTGAAGAACCAAAGGAAGAGACAAAGGTCGACAGTAACTTGATTCAATCAACTTATGAAGTGCAAGTCAAGTTGGCAGACTTACAAGCTGATCCAAATTCCCCGTTATATTCTGTTAAGTCTTTTGATGAATTGGGATTGTCTGAAAACTTACTAAAAGGTTTATATGCCATGAAGTTCACCAAACCCTCAAAAATTCAGGAAAAGGCCTTGCCACTTTTACTCTCTGAGCCACCAACAAACATGATCGGACAGTCCCAATCTGGTACTGGTAAAACAGCTGCTTTCTCCTTGACCATGTTGAGCAGAGTCGATGTAAACTTGAAGGCTCCACAATGTGTTTGTTTGTCCCCAACCAGAGAATTGGCCAGACAAACCTTGGATGTTATTGAGACGATGGGTAAGTTTACCGGTATAACCACCCAGTTAATCGTTCCAGAATCCACCaaacttggtgaaagaaTCGATGGACAAATATTAGTGGGTACTCCTGGTGTGATGGTGAACTTACTCAAGAAAAGAGGTGTATTGGACCTTAAGAATGTCAAGGTTTTCGTGTTGGACGAAGCTGATAATATGTTGGATGGTCAAGGTTTGACTGACCAGAGTGTCagaatcaaaaagatgGTACCTAAAACTTGTCAGTTGGTACTTTTTAGTGCTACTTTCCCAGACCAAGTGAGACAATTTGCCGAGAGGTTCGTTCCTAATGCCAACACCTTATCTTTGAAacaagaagagttgaatgTTGATGCCATCAAACAATTATACATGGACTGTAAAGACGACAACCAAAAGTTTGAGATGTTACTCGAGTTATACGGATTATTGACCATCGCCTCGTCTATCATCTTTGTTGCTAGGAAAGCCACCGCAAATCAATTGTACAGTaagatgaagaaagagGGACATAAGATCTCGGTGTTACATTCGGATTTGGATAACAGTGAGAGAGACAGATTAATCGACGATTTCAGAGAAGGCAGatccaaggtgttgatcaccaccaatgtcTTGGCCAGAGGTATTGATATTGCTTCAGTTTCTATGGTGGTTAACTACGATTTGCCAACCGATAAGGATGGTAAACCAGACCCTTCCACATACTTGCAcagaattggaagaaccgGTAGATTTGGTAGAACCGGTGTGTCTATATCTTTTGTACACGACAAAAAGTCTTATGATACCTTGACCGCCATCAAGAATTACTTTGGTACTGGTATCGAATTGACTAGAGTACCAACAGACGATTTAGACgcattggaagaaatcgtCAAAAAGGCTTTGAAAAACTAG